One region of Rhodophyticola sp. CCM32 genomic DNA includes:
- a CDS encoding L-malyl-CoA/beta-methylmalyl-CoA lyase has translation MSFRLQPQPVARPNRCQLFGPGSNTKLFEKMAASAADVINLDLEDSVAPTDKAQARAHVIRAIGDVDWGTKTLSVRINGLDTPYWYRDVVDILEQSGDRLDQIMIPKVGCAADVYAVDALVTAIETAKGRPRPVSLEVIIESAAGIAHVEEIAASSPRLQAMSLGAADFAASMGMQTTGIGGTQENYYMLHGDTRHYSDPWHWAQTAIVAACRTHGVLPVDGPFGDFSDDEGYKAQARRSATLGMVGKWAIHPKQIALANEVFTPSGDTVAEARDILAAMETAKKNGEGATVYKGRLVDIASIKQAEVIVRQSEMIAAG, from the coding sequence ATGTCCTTCCGCCTGCAACCCCAGCCCGTCGCCCGCCCGAATCGCTGCCAGCTTTTCGGCCCCGGTTCCAACACCAAACTGTTTGAGAAAATGGCGGCCAGTGCGGCGGATGTGATCAATCTGGACCTGGAAGACAGCGTTGCCCCCACCGACAAGGCACAGGCAAGGGCACATGTCATTCGGGCGATTGGGGATGTGGATTGGGGCACCAAAACGCTCAGCGTGCGGATCAACGGGCTCGACACGCCCTATTGGTATCGCGATGTGGTCGATATTCTGGAACAATCCGGTGATCGGCTCGATCAGATCATGATCCCGAAAGTGGGCTGTGCGGCAGATGTCTATGCGGTGGATGCGCTGGTCACGGCGATCGAGACCGCAAAGGGGCGCCCCAGACCCGTCAGCCTTGAGGTGATCATCGAAAGTGCCGCCGGGATCGCCCATGTGGAAGAGATCGCCGCCAGTTCCCCGCGCCTGCAGGCCATGTCCCTCGGGGCGGCCGATTTCGCTGCCTCCATGGGGATGCAGACCACCGGCATCGGTGGCACGCAGGAAAATTACTATATGCTCCATGGCGACACCCGCCATTACAGCGACCCCTGGCACTGGGCGCAGACCGCCATTGTCGCCGCCTGCCGCACCCATGGGGTGCTGCCCGTTGACGGCCCGTTTGGCGATTTCAGCGATGATGAGGGCTATAAGGCGCAGGCCCGCAGGTCCGCCACGCTTGGCATGGTGGGCAAATGGGCCATCCACCCGAAACAGATCGCCCTGGCCAATGAGGTATTCACCCCGTCCGGGGACACCGTGGCGGAAGCCCGCGATATCCTAGCCGCCATGGAGACGGCCAAGAAGAATGGCGAAGGGGCGACGGTCTATAAGGGCCGCCTGGTTGATATCGCCTCGATCAAGCAGGCCGAGGTGATTGTCAGACAATCCGAGATGATCGCCGCAGGCTAG
- a CDS encoding AraC family transcriptional regulator, producing the protein MASYEDRLLRVVAYIHDNPAGDLSLDRLADIAAMSRFHWHRVFRAMTGETCAQAVRRVRLHRAAVWLVQTDRPLKQIAGDVGYPSLPSFSRVFQAAHGLSPGAFRTRGELSPPLLSAHRGDYPVYPIEINDQPARRLAAIPHKGPYIEIGKAFESVSAVFTSRGFWPQARGMVGVYFDDPDAVAAEELRSLAGIVVEGTLEVSDPLEEVNLPGGRYAVMHYKGPYSGLSAAYKHMYGVWLPESGEETGDHPPIEVYLNNPKDTAQDDLLTDVCVPLK; encoded by the coding sequence ATGGCAAGCTATGAAGACCGGTTGCTGCGTGTGGTGGCCTATATCCATGACAACCCGGCGGGGGATCTGTCGCTGGACCGGCTGGCCGATATCGCCGCGATGAGCCGGTTTCACTGGCACCGTGTGTTTCGCGCAATGACCGGGGAAACCTGTGCCCAGGCCGTGCGCCGGGTGCGATTGCACCGGGCGGCGGTGTGGCTGGTCCAGACGGACAGACCGCTGAAACAGATTGCCGGTGATGTGGGGTATCCCAGCCTGCCCAGTTTCAGCCGGGTCTTTCAGGCGGCCCATGGTCTGAGCCCCGGGGCGTTCAGAACCCGCGGTGAGCTGTCGCCACCGCTTTTGTCAGCCCATAGAGGAGATTACCCTGTGTATCCCATTGAAATAAATGATCAACCCGCCCGCCGTTTGGCCGCGATACCCCATAAGGGCCCCTATATCGAGATCGGAAAGGCCTTTGAAAGCGTCAGTGCCGTCTTTACCTCACGCGGGTTCTGGCCGCAGGCGCGGGGCATGGTCGGTGTCTATTTCGATGATCCCGATGCGGTGGCCGCAGAAGAGTTGCGCAGTCTGGCCGGGATCGTGGTTGAGGGCACGCTGGAGGTTTCGGACCCGCTGGAAGAGGTCAATCTGCCCGGCGGGCGTTATGCGGTGATGCATTACAAAGGCCCCTATTCCGGCCTGTCGGCGGCCTATAAGCACATGTATGGTGTCTGGCTGCCGGAAAGCGGGGAAGAGACCGGGGATCATCCGCCGATCGAGGTCTATCTCAACAACCCGAAGGACACCGCGCAGGATGATCTGCTGACCGATGTCTGTGTGCCGCTGAAATGA
- a CDS encoding acetyl-CoA carboxylase carboxyltransferase subunit alpha: MNYLDFEKPLAEIEGKAEELRAMARKNEEMNVEDEAKALDKKAAEMLVDLYKDLTPWRKCQVARHPDRPHCKDYIEALFTEYTPLAGDRNFADDHAVMGGLARFNDTPVMVIGHEKGHDTKTRIERNFGMARPEGYRKAVRLMDLADRFGLPVITLVDTTGAYPGKGAEERGQSEAIARSTEKCLQIRVPLISIIIGEGGSGGAVAFATADKLAMLEHATYSVISPEGCASILWKDAGKMREAAEALRLTAQDLSRLGVADHIIKEPMGGAQRDPEATIAAVGKAITALLADMDGQTGKALVKARRKKYLDMGSKGLAA, from the coding sequence ATGAACTATCTCGACTTCGAAAAACCCCTGGCCGAAATCGAAGGCAAGGCGGAAGAGCTGCGCGCGATGGCCCGCAAGAATGAAGAGATGAATGTCGAGGATGAGGCAAAGGCGCTCGACAAGAAGGCCGCCGAGATGCTGGTCGATCTCTACAAGGATCTGACGCCCTGGCGCAAATGTCAGGTCGCGCGCCACCCGGACCGGCCCCATTGCAAGGACTATATCGAGGCGCTGTTTACCGAATACACGCCCCTCGCAGGTGACCGGAACTTTGCCGATGACCATGCGGTGATGGGCGGGCTGGCCCGGTTCAATGACACACCCGTGATGGTGATCGGCCATGAAAAGGGCCATGACACCAAAACCCGGATCGAACGCAATTTCGGCATGGCCCGGCCCGAAGGCTATCGCAAAGCCGTGCGGCTGATGGATCTGGCAGACCGGTTCGGCCTGCCGGTCATCACCCTGGTCGACACCACCGGCGCCTATCCCGGCAAGGGCGCCGAGGAACGCGGCCAGTCCGAGGCGATTGCGCGCAGCACCGAAAAATGCCTGCAAATCCGCGTGCCGCTGATCTCGATCATCATTGGTGAGGGCGGATCAGGCGGGGCTGTGGCCTTTGCAACGGCCGATAAGCTGGCGATGCTGGAACACGCGACCTATTCGGTCATTTCCCCCGAAGGCTGCGCCTCGATCCTGTGGAAGGACGCGGGCAAAATGCGCGAAGCGGCCGAGGCTCTGCGCCTGACCGCGCAGGATCTGAGCCGCCTTGGCGTGGCCGATCATATCATCAAGGAACCCATGGGCGGTGCGCAACGCGACCCGGAGGCGACAATTGCGGCTGTGGGCAAGGCGATCACCGCATTGCTGGCGGATATGGACGGGCAGACCGGCAAAGCCCTGGTGAAGGCCCGGCGGAAGAAATATCTGGATATGGGGTCAAAGGGCTTGGCGGCGTAA
- a CDS encoding pyridoxamine 5'-phosphate oxidase family protein codes for MEFIEDMAALEALYDSPAPASLTKVVARITPLYRRWIEASRFCVLTSVGSEGTDGSPRGDDGPVVRIADDKTLLLPDWRGNNRIDSLRNIVRDGRVSLMFMVPGSMNVVRVNGTAKLTADPAMTTQFEHRGKHPKTVITIVVEEMYFQCAKAIMRAGLWSRDDSEGLPTAGQFVQEMKADFDADSYDSGYAEYAKGRMW; via the coding sequence ATGGAGTTCATTGAAGACATGGCCGCATTGGAGGCGCTGTATGACAGTCCGGCGCCCGCCTCGCTGACCAAAGTGGTTGCCCGCATCACCCCGCTTTATCGCCGCTGGATCGAGGCATCGCGTTTCTGCGTGCTGACAAGTGTCGGCTCTGAGGGCACCGATGGCAGCCCGCGTGGCGATGATGGTCCGGTGGTGCGGATTGCCGATGACAAGACCCTGCTTTTGCCCGACTGGCGCGGCAATAACCGGATCGACAGCCTGCGCAATATCGTCCGCGATGGCCGGGTCAGCCTGATGTTCATGGTGCCCGGGTCAATGAATGTGGTGCGCGTGAACGGCACCGCAAAGCTGACGGCCGATCCGGCCATGACGACACAGTTTGAACACCGCGGGAAACACCCGAAAACGGTGATCACAATTGTGGTGGAAGAGATGTATTTTCAATGCGCCAAGGCGATCATGCGCGCCGGTCTGTGGAGCCGTGATGACAGTGAGGGCCTGCCGACCGCAGGCCAGTTTGTGCAGGAAATGAAGGCCGATTTCGACGCAGACAGCTATGACAGCGGCTATGCGGAATATGCGAAAGGGCGGATGTGGTGA
- a CDS encoding lysophospholipid acyltransferase family protein has translation MIQRLRSLLFIAQMYLVMPLFGLVYLPWVLVSTTGGHAACHAYCRWVLWTMGWMVGLRVEIRGTPPTDEVMVAAKHQSFLDILVIYNATPRGKFIMKRLLIYAPILGQYALRIGCVPVDRGKRGAAIKKMLEDVRGGKQQGGQLIIYPQGTRVAPGVSKPYKVGTGALYEQLGQTCVPVATNVGLFWPKHGITRQPGVAVVEFLPPIMPGLPKETFLARLEAEVETASDKLLDEAGFRRD, from the coding sequence ATGATCCAGCGCCTGCGATCCCTTCTGTTCATCGCGCAGATGTATCTGGTGATGCCGCTGTTCGGTCTGGTCTATCTGCCCTGGGTGCTTGTCAGCACCACGGGGGGCCATGCCGCCTGCCACGCCTATTGCCGCTGGGTGCTCTGGACCATGGGCTGGATGGTGGGGCTGCGGGTCGAGATCAGGGGCACACCGCCCACCGATGAGGTGATGGTGGCGGCGAAACATCAGTCCTTCCTTGATATTCTGGTGATCTACAACGCCACCCCGCGCGGAAAATTCATCATGAAGCGGCTGCTGATATATGCGCCCATTCTGGGCCAATACGCCTTGCGCATCGGCTGTGTCCCGGTTGACCGGGGCAAGCGTGGCGCTGCGATAAAGAAGATGCTGGAGGATGTGCGGGGCGGCAAACAGCAGGGTGGTCAGCTGATCATCTACCCCCAGGGCACCCGCGTGGCACCGGGGGTCAGCAAACCCTATAAGGTGGGCACCGGCGCGCTTTATGAGCAGTTGGGCCAGACCTGCGTGCCGGTTGCGACCAATGTGGGGCTCTTCTGGCCGAAACACGGGATCACCCGGCAACCCGGGGTCGCGGTGGTGGAGTTCCTGCCGCCGATCATGCCGGGATTGCCGAAAGAGACGTTTCTGGCGCGGCTGGAGGCGGAGGTGGAAACCGCCTCGGACAAGTTGCTGGATGAGGCCGGGTTTCGGAGGGATTGA
- a CDS encoding cell division protein FtsX, which translates to MSVTDHVLGFVRGDRQADRVVPPTGYSARLTVFTAAAMAFLAVFAMALSLAAGRLADRWSDALARSSTIRISAPVAELEAQTWAVLTVLEQTPGVDNARALTDEEQRALLEPWFGPDLPVADLPIPRLVEVVETADGYDAEGLRQRLAAEAPGAVLDDHTRWRRPLVQAAHRLRLLGWVAIGLILASTAAMITLAAGSALAANQSVIKVMRLVGAQDDYIAGAFVRRFTLRALIGAAVGTLIGMIAVALLPRAGDEEAFLTGLGFAGLHWLWPLTVPLLAAVTAFWATRIAAFRTLGGLR; encoded by the coding sequence ATGAGCGTCACAGATCACGTTCTGGGGTTTGTGCGCGGCGACCGGCAGGCAGATCGGGTGGTGCCGCCCACCGGGTATTCGGCCCGTCTGACGGTGTTCACAGCCGCCGCAATGGCGTTTCTGGCGGTGTTCGCCATGGCCCTGTCGCTGGCTGCCGGGAGGCTGGCCGATCGCTGGTCAGACGCATTGGCGCGCAGTTCGACCATTCGCATTTCGGCCCCGGTGGCCGAGCTGGAGGCGCAGACCTGGGCGGTTCTGACCGTGCTGGAACAGACCCCCGGGGTCGATAATGCCCGCGCGCTGACCGATGAAGAACAGCGGGCGCTTCTGGAACCCTGGTTCGGCCCCGACCTGCCGGTGGCCGATCTGCCGATCCCGCGTCTGGTGGAGGTGGTGGAAACCGCCGATGGCTATGACGCCGAAGGCCTGCGGCAACGTCTGGCCGCCGAGGCCCCGGGCGCGGTGCTGGATGATCACACCAGATGGCGCCGCCCGCTGGTGCAGGCCGCGCACCGGTTGCGCCTTCTGGGCTGGGTGGCCATCGGGCTGATTCTGGCCTCGACCGCGGCGATGATCACGCTGGCCGCAGGTTCGGCTCTGGCGGCAAACCAAAGTGTCATCAAGGTGATGCGGCTGGTCGGTGCGCAGGATGATTACATTGCCGGGGCCTTTGTGCGCCGCTTCACGTTGCGGGCGTTGATTGGCGCGGCTGTGGGCACATTGATCGGGATGATCGCGGTGGCGCTTTTGCCCCGCGCCGGCGATGAAGAGGCGTTTCTGACCGGGCTTGGCTTTGCCGGGCTGCATTGGCTCTGGCCGCTGACAGTTCCGCTTCTTGCCGCTGTCACCGCCTTCTGGGCCACGCGCATTGCCGCGTTCCGCACCCTCGGGGGGCTCAGATGA
- a CDS encoding zinc-ribbon domain-containing protein, with translation MRLTCPNCSARYEVDDDMIPAEGRDVQCSNCSTTWFQPGLRSASEAIPGASAEDIAPDYHPSNGEEPPLQEDGPAEDGTLPGEDSQTDGESAEPADAPSRRELDPSLRELLREEAEREERLRRSATVETQEEMALNEADPQTTTSRADHPLNDVDENFDDEVLDDMIRATGSSKSRRDLLPDIEEINSTLRATGDRSANEHETSDVETLDEAPRRRRGAQFGFALIFLITVGMVVIYSNAGQIGDRLPQLRPALQSYVAQVNAIRFWLDDVAHGVLQGEGDIAAGE, from the coding sequence ATGCGGCTGACATGTCCGAATTGCAGCGCACGATACGAAGTCGATGATGACATGATCCCGGCCGAGGGGCGGGATGTGCAATGTTCGAACTGTTCCACAACCTGGTTTCAGCCCGGGTTGCGCAGCGCATCCGAAGCGATACCCGGTGCCAGCGCCGAGGATATTGCCCCGGATTATCACCCCTCCAACGGTGAAGAGCCCCCTTTGCAGGAGGACGGCCCGGCAGAAGACGGCACTCTGCCCGGGGAAGACAGCCAAACCGACGGGGAGAGCGCAGAACCGGCCGATGCCCCGTCCCGACGGGAGCTTGACCCCTCGTTACGCGAATTGCTGCGCGAAGAAGCCGAACGTGAAGAACGCCTGCGTCGCAGTGCAACCGTCGAAACCCAGGAAGAAATGGCCCTGAACGAGGCCGACCCGCAGACAACGACCTCAAGGGCAGACCACCCTCTGAACGATGTGGATGAGAATTTCGACGATGAGGTTCTGGATGATATGATCCGGGCCACCGGCAGTTCCAAGTCCCGTCGGGACCTGCTGCCGGATATCGAGGAAATCAACTCGACATTGCGCGCCACGGGCGACCGCAGCGCCAATGAGCATGAAACCAGTGACGTGGAAACGCTGGATGAAGCGCCACGCCGCAGACGGGGCGCCCAGTTTGGTTTTGCGCTGATCTTCCTGATCACCGTCGGGATGGTTGTCATCTATTCCAATGCAGGCCAGATCGGGGACCGCCTGCCGCAATTGCGCCCGGCACTGCAAAGCTATGTGGCCCAGGTGAATGCAATACGGTTCTGGCTGGATGATGTGGCGCATGGTGTGCTGCAAGGCGAGGGTGACATAGCCGCCGGCGAGTAG
- a CDS encoding DUF4175 domain-containing protein, which produces MTDHPPSIDAALRRLVWPLRLTRLGMVAERAVRAFWPVWTILFMIFAALAFGVADALPALALWGMLLGALAGVIWVTVKGARRFILPSRAEALDRLDRTLPGRPITALIDRPAVGADDPASQSVWAAHVAQMAARVAEAHAPEPDLRISDRDPYGLRFVAATAFVMALVFGTVWRVGALGEAAVGPGAVVINGPSWEGWVEPPLYTGLPSLYLNDITQDAFEAPAGSRITLRFYGELGALSLRQSVMDAPPTEETDTTAAAQDLVLLRSGEVAIDGPNGRSWQISMVADQPPAVALEGEVTGVPPGQMQFTYIATDDYGVISGEAELVLNAEAADRRFGLAVDPEPRAALVLDLPMPFAGSRAEFSELLVEDLSQHPFANLPVTLTLNVVDDAGQIGTIRENIARLPGRRFFDPLANAIIEQRRDILWSRENAPRAAQILRAISHRPEGVFDDEGAYLMVRTAIRRLESGVDSLSAETRDQVAEILWNAALQLEEGNLADALERLRRAQDRLAEAMRQGASDEEIAQLMDELRQAMDDYMQQLAENAQPGEDRPDDGETMEMSMADLDEMLRRIEELMQQGRMAEAQEMLDALRQMMENMQITQGEGGDGPQTPGEQAMQDLQDTLRDQQDLSDDSFQELQDQFNPGRPNPQQDQQGQQNPQGQQNQPGQQPGQQGQEGQQGQQGRPGQPGQGGQSGPGEQTDQGEAGTPGGQPGQPGGQQGQGRGGENDGRSLAERQEDLRRQLEEQAFNLPGEGTEGGEAARQALEDAERAMDEAAEALGRGDLADALDSQSEAMEALREGMGELGRALAQDSGLEDPGQGQADGTAPADDRPLQDPLGRQAGNAGAFGSEEGFDQREEAFRRARELLDEIRRRSAEQDRPDIELDYLRRLLDQF; this is translated from the coding sequence ATGACGGATCATCCCCCTTCCATCGATGCCGCCTTGCGGCGTCTGGTCTGGCCCCTGCGCCTGACCCGGCTGGGCATGGTGGCCGAACGCGCGGTGCGGGCGTTCTGGCCGGTCTGGACGATCCTGTTCATGATTTTTGCCGCCTTGGCCTTCGGGGTCGCGGATGCCCTGCCGGCGCTGGCCCTGTGGGGCATGCTGCTGGGTGCATTGGCCGGGGTGATCTGGGTCACGGTCAAAGGGGCGCGCAGGTTCATCCTGCCAAGCCGGGCCGAGGCGCTGGACAGGCTTGACCGGACATTGCCGGGACGCCCGATCACGGCGCTGATCGACAGGCCGGCGGTGGGCGCCGATGACCCGGCATCGCAATCTGTCTGGGCCGCCCATGTGGCGCAAATGGCCGCGCGCGTGGCCGAGGCCCATGCGCCCGAACCCGATCTGCGGATTTCCGACCGTGACCCCTATGGGTTGCGCTTCGTGGCCGCGACGGCCTTTGTCATGGCGCTTGTGTTCGGTACGGTCTGGCGGGTCGGTGCGCTGGGTGAGGCGGCTGTAGGCCCCGGTGCGGTGGTGATCAATGGGCCAAGCTGGGAAGGCTGGGTGGAGCCGCCGCTTTATACCGGTCTGCCCTCGCTTTACCTCAACGATATCACGCAAGACGCGTTCGAGGCCCCCGCCGGGTCGCGCATCACCCTGCGCTTCTATGGGGAGCTTGGCGCGCTGAGCCTGCGCCAGAGCGTGATGGATGCGCCCCCGACCGAAGAGACAGACACCACCGCCGCGGCGCAGGATCTTGTTTTGCTGCGCTCCGGTGAGGTGGCGATTGACGGGCCAAACGGGCGCAGCTGGCAGATTTCCATGGTGGCGGATCAGCCACCCGCCGTGGCGCTGGAGGGGGAGGTGACCGGTGTGCCACCCGGGCAGATGCAGTTCACCTATATCGCCACGGATGATTACGGGGTGATCTCGGGCGAGGCGGAGCTGGTGCTGAATGCGGAGGCCGCCGACCGGCGGTTCGGTCTGGCCGTGGACCCGGAACCGCGCGCGGCGCTGGTGCTGGACCTGCCGATGCCGTTTGCAGGCTCCCGCGCGGAATTTTCGGAGCTTCTGGTTGAAGACCTGTCGCAGCATCCCTTTGCCAACCTGCCGGTAACCCTGACCTTGAATGTTGTCGATGATGCGGGCCAGATCGGGACGATCCGCGAAAACATTGCCCGCCTGCCCGGACGCCGGTTCTTTGATCCGCTGGCCAATGCGATCATCGAACAGCGGCGCGATATCCTGTGGTCCCGGGAAAATGCCCCGCGTGCGGCGCAGATCCTGCGCGCGATCAGCCATCGCCCGGAAGGTGTGTTCGATGATGAGGGCGCCTATCTGATGGTGCGCACCGCGATCCGGCGTCTGGAAAGCGGGGTGGACAGCCTGTCGGCCGAGACCCGCGATCAGGTGGCGGAAATCCTCTGGAATGCGGCGCTTCAGCTTGAAGAGGGCAATCTGGCCGATGCGCTGGAACGGCTGCGCCGGGCGCAGGATCGTCTGGCCGAGGCGATGCGCCAGGGGGCCAGTGACGAGGAAATCGCCCAACTGATGGATGAGCTGCGTCAGGCGATGGATGATTACATGCAGCAGCTGGCCGAGAATGCCCAGCCCGGCGAAGACCGGCCCGATGACGGGGAGACCATGGAAATGTCCATGGCCGATCTTGATGAAATGCTGCGCCGGATTGAGGAGTTGATGCAGCAGGGCCGGATGGCCGAGGCGCAGGAGATGCTGGATGCCCTGCGCCAGATGATGGAGAATATGCAGATCACCCAAGGCGAGGGCGGCGATGGCCCGCAGACCCCCGGTGAACAGGCGATGCAGGATTTGCAGGATACGCTGCGCGACCAGCAGGATCTGAGCGATGACAGCTTTCAGGAGTTGCAGGACCAGTTCAATCCGGGTCGCCCGAACCCGCAGCAGGACCAGCAGGGGCAGCAGAATCCGCAAGGTCAGCAGAACCAGCCGGGGCAACAGCCCGGGCAGCAGGGACAAGAGGGCCAACAGGGTCAGCAAGGTCGACCGGGACAACCCGGTCAGGGCGGGCAAAGCGGCCCCGGGGAACAAACCGATCAGGGCGAAGCCGGCACGCCCGGGGGTCAGCCCGGCCAACCCGGCGGCCAGCAGGGGCAGGGCCGGGGCGGCGAGAATGACGGGCGCAGCCTGGCCGAACGGCAGGAGGATTTGCGACGCCAGCTGGAAGAGCAGGCCTTCAACCTGCCCGGCGAAGGCACCGAGGGCGGGGAGGCCGCGCGTCAGGCGCTGGAAGATGCAGAGCGTGCGATGGATGAGGCCGCCGAGGCCCTGGGCCGGGGCGATCTGGCAGATGCGCTTGACAGCCAGTCAGAGGCGATGGAAGCGCTGCGTGAAGGCATGGGCGAATTGGGCCGGGCGCTTGCACAGGACAGCGGCCTTGAGGATCCGGGTCAGGGGCAGGCCGACGGCACCGCGCCCGCCGATGATCGCCCGTTGCAGGACCCGCTGGGCCGTCAGGCCGGCAATGCGGGTGCTTTCGGGTCGGAAGAGGGGTTTGATCAGCGCGAAGAGGCGTTCCGCCGTGCCCGTGAGCTGCTGGATGAGATCCGCCGCCGCTCGGCAGAGCAGGACCGGCCCGATATAGAGCTGGACTATCTGCGCAGGCTGCTGGATCAGTTCTGA
- the lysA gene encoding diaminopimelate decarboxylase, which translates to MDHFLYRDGILHAEDVPLPGIAAEVGTPFYVYSTATLTRHYTLFKEALEGLPNLVCYAMKSNSNQAVIKVLADLGAGMDVVSGGEYLRARAAGVPGARIVFSGIGKTAEEMRLTLEGGIRQFNVESEPELEVLSQVAVSLGKTAPITIRVNPDVDARTHAKIATGKSENKFGIPIARAREVYALAARLPGLQIVGIDVHIGSQLTDLAPFEAAYLKTVELTRMLRADGHDIRRLDLGGGLGIPYERSNTAPPLPTEYGALIKRITGDLDVEVEIEPGRLISGNAGLMVAGLIYVKHGEGRDFLILDAAMNDLIRPAMYDAHHDIIPVIEPEPGVEQAPYDIVGPVCESGDTFTKQRHMPPLDAGDLLAFRSAGAYGAVMSSEYNTRPLIPEVLVKGDHFAVIRPRPTFDDIINRDIVPEWL; encoded by the coding sequence ATGGATCATTTCCTCTATCGCGACGGTATTCTTCATGCAGAAGACGTGCCTTTGCCCGGTATCGCGGCAGAGGTCGGCACGCCGTTCTATGTGTATTCCACGGCGACCCTGACCCGGCATTACACCCTTTTCAAAGAAGCGCTTGAAGGGCTGCCGAACCTTGTCTGCTATGCGATGAAATCCAACAGCAATCAGGCGGTTATCAAGGTCCTGGCCGATCTGGGGGCGGGTATGGATGTTGTGTCAGGGGGCGAATATCTGCGCGCCAGGGCGGCGGGTGTTCCCGGCGCACGTATCGTTTTTTCCGGCATCGGCAAAACGGCAGAGGAAATGCGTTTGACGTTGGAGGGCGGCATCCGGCAGTTCAATGTCGAATCCGAACCGGAACTGGAGGTGCTGAGCCAGGTGGCGGTGTCCCTTGGCAAAACTGCGCCCATCACCATTCGCGTCAACCCGGATGTGGATGCCAGAACCCATGCCAAAATTGCCACCGGCAAATCCGAGAATAAATTCGGCATTCCCATCGCCCGCGCGCGGGAGGTTTATGCGCTTGCCGCCAGGTTGCCGGGGCTTCAGATCGTCGGCATTGATGTGCATATCGGCAGTCAGCTGACCGATCTTGCACCGTTTGAGGCCGCATATCTGAAAACTGTGGAACTGACCCGGATGCTTCGCGCAGATGGTCATGACATCAGGCGGCTGGATCTGGGCGGCGGGCTTGGCATTCCCTATGAACGTTCCAACACCGCGCCGCCTTTGCCGACCGAATATGGTGCATTGATCAAGCGGATCACCGGCGATCTGGATGTGGAGGTCGAGATTGAACCGGGTCGCCTGATCTCGGGCAATGCGGGGCTGATGGTTGCGGGTCTGATCTATGTGAAACATGGGGAGGGCCGCGATTTCCTGATCCTTGATGCGGCGATGAATGATTTGATCCGCCCGGCGATGTATGACGCCCATCATGACATCATTCCCGTGATCGAGCCTGAACCGGGCGTCGAACAGGCCCCCTATGATATCGTCGGCCCGGTCTGCGAAAGCGGGGATACCTTTACAAAACAGCGCCATATGCCGCCGCTTGATGCGGGCGATCTGCTGGCGTTCCGGTCTGCCGGGGCCTATGGCGCGGTGATGTCGAGCGAATATAACACCCGGCCCCTGATCCCCGAGGTCCTGGTGAAGGGTGATCACTTTGCGGTCATCCGCCCAAGGCCGACATTTGACGATATCATTAATCGCGATATCGTTCCTGAATGGCTATGA